In Nicotiana tabacum cultivar K326 chromosome 21, ASM71507v2, whole genome shotgun sequence, one DNA window encodes the following:
- the LOC107817148 gene encoding uncharacterized protein LOC107817148 has protein sequence MALEAYASQSTDKIHSDVLSQARISCYKARDAFYSCLEKESSKKPTEIATVGLLYPVECKKTREEYVKQCRPTWVKHFDRQYCAKKRVQRLLDDNDSRRGV, from the exons ATGGCGTTAGAAGCTTACGCATCGCAAAGCACTGATAAAATCCATTCAGATGTTCTATCACAAGCTCGAATATCTTGTTACAAG GCAAGAGATGCATTTTATTCATGCCTGGAAAAAGAATCAAGCAAGAAACCTACAGAAATTGCTACAGTTGGGCTTTTATATCCAGTTGAATGCAAGAAAACAAGAGAGGAATATGTGAAACAATGTCGACCCACTTGG GTAAAGCATTTTGATAGGCAATACTGTGCTAAGAAGAGAGTTCAGAGACTTTTGGATGATAATGATTCAAGAAGAG GGGTTTAA
- the LOC107817147 gene encoding bHLH transcription factor RHL1-like yields MQAMNSQMSLQEENGASSGQNMSHSHFDPTSSHDDFLQQILSSVPSSSPWPDLSGGGDGHFDDQSIFLASKLRQNQITGGGGGAAAKALMLQQQLLLSRGLLAGNGDQNDDVGNPGNEISVQALYNGFAGSLGQTSNQPQHFHHAQGGSMQAQSFGAPASSTMNQTPAASGGSGGGGQPKQQKVRARRGQATDPHSIAERLRRERIAERMKSLQELVPNANKTDKASMLDEIIDYVRFLQLQVKVLSMSRLGGAAAVAPLVADRSSEGGGGDCAQANRGRGSNGTTSLANNDSMTMTEHQVAKLMEEDMGSAMQYLQGKGLCLMPISLATAISTATCHSMKPNNPLLHGGGGGSGGSTAINGGGGGPSSPSLSASTVQSATMGNGRA; encoded by the exons ATGCAAGCTATGAACTCACAAATGTCACTACAAGAAGAAAATGGAGCTTCGTCGGGTCAAAATATGAGTCACTCTCATTTTGACCCGACGTCATCTCACGATGACTTTCTCCAACAGATTCTCTCTTCCGTTCCTTCTTCCTCTCCCTGGCCGGACCTCTCCGGCGGCGGTGACGGTCATTTTGACGACCAGTCAATTTTCTTAGCTTCCAAGCTCCGGCAGAACCAGATCACCGGCGGCGGCGGCGGTGCAGCTGCTAAAGCGTTGATGCTTCAACAGCAGCTTTTGCTTTCTAGAGGATTACTCGCCGGTAATGGTGACCAAAACGATGACGTTGGAAATCCG GGAAATGAGATTTCAGTTCAAGCTCTTTACAATGGATTCGCTGGATCTCTTGGTCAAACCTCTAATCAACCTCAGCATTTTCACCATGCTCAG GGAGGATCCATGCAAGCACAGAGTTTCGGAGCACCGGCGTCGTCGACAATGAATCAAACGCCGGCGGCGAGTGGTGGTTCAGGTGGTGGAGGGCAGCCAAAGCAACAGAAAGTTAGGGCTCGGAGAGGACAAGCAACTGACCCTCACAGTATTGCTGAAAGA TTACGGAGAGAGAGAATTGCTGAGAGAATGAAGTCGTTACAGGAGCTGGTACCCAATGCCAATAAG ACAGACAAGGCTTCAATGTTAGATGAGATCATCGACTATGTCAGATTCCTCCAGCTTCAAGTCAAA GTTCTGAGTATGAGTAGATTGGGCGGTGCTGCAGCTGTTGCTCCCCTAGTTGCTGATAGGTCCTCTGAG GGAGGAGGAGGTGATTGTGCACAAGCAAATAGAGGGAGGGGCAGTAACGGAACGACGTCGTTAGCTAACAATGACAGCATGACAATGACGGAACACCAGGTGGCAAAGCTAATGGAGGAGGATATGGGATCAGCCATGCAATACTTACAAGGAAAAGGCTTATGTCTTATGCCAATTTCTTTAGCCACAGCTATTTCCACCGCCACGTGTCACTCTATGAAACCCAACAACCCACTACTACACGGCGGCGGAGGCGGAAGCGGAGGATCGACCGCCATCAACGGCGGTGGTGGGGGGCCATCCTCTCCTAGCTTGTCGGCTTCCACTGTCCAGTCAGCCACAATGGGTAATGGCAGGGCTTGA